In Natronoarchaeum mannanilyticum, the genomic window GAGAGAGCCTGTTGCCCTTAGCGTAGTCGGCCTCGCCCTCGACGATCGGGTCGATGATTCGATCGAGAATCTCGGGGTCCATCTGGCCGTCGCCGTTCATCACCGCCGTGACGTCGATCCCCTCGTCGCGGGCGCGCTCGTAGCCGGTCTTGATCGCGCCGCCGACGCCGCGATTTTTCTCGTGGCGAATCGGCACGACCCGCCCGGCTACCGGCCGCCCGCCGTCAGCGTGGACCTTCTCCTGCTCCGGCCCGTCGACCCAGTCGTTCGCCTCGCGGGCGGCCTCCCTGATTTCCCGCCAGGTGCCGTCGGTCGAGCAGTCGTCGACCACGAACGCCCGGTCGACGAACTCGGGGAGCGTCCTGATGACGTCCCCGACCAGCTCCCCCTCGTTGTACGCGGGCACGACGACGCCGATCGTCTTTCCCTTATACATGGTTACCGCCCGTCGTCGGCTCCGGTCGCAGCCGAAGGGCCGACGCGCAGCCGGACCGGCGAATCCGCTTGTTGCGATTAGTCGTCGAGTGCTCCCCCATTACCATCACCTGTTCGTGATCTAACGGAGAGAAGATCCAGTTAGTTATGGACGGTATTCCGATCGTTACGGCGAATATACGGCGGAGAGTCGACGAATATCCGGATCTGCTACGGACCCGATCCGTCGACAGGGGCAGAGTACCGCGCCACCCACCCGTCGGCGTCGCGACCGCCGCGCCCTCCAGATTCGGTGCCGGCCAGTACGTACGTCCCGGGCGTCGCGTCGGCCAGTCCCGCCCGGACGGAGCCGCTGTCGGAGAGTGTCCGCAACCACTCCCGGCGGCCCGCCGCGTCGGTCGTCACGAGAAGCGTGCGCTCGCGGCCGGCGGTGATCGTCGTCCCCAGCAGCGCGTACCCGCCGTCGTCCGTCCGGACGAGCTCGACGGCGAGGTCGTCGGTTCCCTCACCGTACGTTCGCTGCCACTCGACGGTCCCCCCGGCGTTGAGCTTCGCGAGCCAGGCGTCTTTCCGCCGGTCATCCCCGATTATCGTGTGGCCGGCGATCGCGAACCCGCCGTCGTCCGTCTGCACGATCGACCGGGCGACGTCGACATCGCTCCGCGAGAGCGTCCGTTCCCAGGCGATGGCGCCGTCGGCGTCCGCGCGAGCGACCCAGCAGTCGGTTCCGTCGCCGAACGTCGAGCCGACGATCCCGTAGCCGCCGTCGCCGGTTACGACGACGTCGCCGAGTGCGTCGCTCGAACTCCGATTATAAGTCCGGACCCACTCGAACCGTCCCTCGGCGTCGGTTTTGAGCAGCCACATGTCCTGGCCCTCGTCGGCGTTCGACTGCGTGCTGCCCGCGATCGCGAACCCGCCGTCGCGGGTCTGGACGAGCGCCCTGCAGAAGTCGAACGCGGACCCGCCGAACGTGCGTGTCCACTGCCGCGTCCCGTTCTGGTCCGTCCCGACGAGGAAGACGTCGCTTTCGTCGGTCGACGTCGACGTCCCCGCAAACGCGTAGCCTCCGCCGACGACGGGCGCCACGGATCGAGCGACGTCGGTGCCGTCGCCGCAGGCCACGTGCGAGGACCACTCGACGGTTCCTCCGGCGTTGATATTTGCGATCCAGGCGTCCTGTCCGTCCGTGGCGGCGCCGACGGCGACGTAGCCGCCGTCGCCGGCCGCGGCGACGTCGCAGACTTCGGCGTCGTCCGCCGCGAGCGAACACTTCCAGTTGAGTTCGGGGCCGCCGACAGTGTCACCACCCGCTGCGCCCGCGGCCGAAACGACCGGTAACGCGGACAGTGCGCTGACAGCGGCGCCGGTGCTGTGCAGGATGAGCCGTTTCAGCCGATCTCCGACCGACGTCCGGTCCGTCACGGACGATCGACTGCCAGAGGTCTCGTCCGGAACGGGACGCGAGCTCGCCCGAGACGTACCTTCGTCGGTCGACGTACCTACCGGGCTCTCGCGCAACTCACCGTCGCTGTCGGCGCGGTGGTTGCTACTAGATTGCATACCTCCGGCTACCGTATATCTACATATAGTTATAGTCGCTATACGAACAATACTCGACTGGTAGCCGGTGAGCACGCGACCGACTCGGTGAGACCAGTTCGTCGGAGCCCCACTGTAACCGCGCTGCAGTGGAACTGCGATCCGGCGTCCGATGATAGATCGATGTTGCAGGCGTAGGCGACGATCGCGGGTCGCACCTCGTCCAGCCTCTATCGTCGCGATTATTGGGTGTACGGCGTCAATCCGGAGCACGGGCTTCGGTTCGCGACAGCGCTCACAAAATCGGCGGTCGCGAGGAGACCCGTCCCGAGATGTCGGTGAGAACAGTCCTCAAGTGGTCGGTTCCGCGACGACGCCGCCTTCTCTGACCGCGGTTCGATCGCAACACTCCATGCACCCCTGCACGTTGTCGTGGTTGTCTCCGAACACTCGGACGAAGTTCCGGGTGACGAATCCACCGCAGTTCTCACAGTGTGGCATGTGACGTTCGGTCCGACGGGAGCATAGGCCATAGTTACAAGCCGTATACCCCGTGCCTGTCTGTCGGCAGGTCGGAAGTATACAGTGTTTAACGCGGTCTTTGGCGGCGGATCGGCAGACTGGAACTGCCGTTGCCGTGATAGACCATTTCTAGTCTGATAGGCTAGTAACGGACTCTATCGACGACAGACAGCCGTAACATCCACCGCCGAAAACCAATCAACGTTCGATTTTGGATATTCACGATATCCAGGAACCCGTCGAGGTATCTTCTACGACATCAGATCGGCCCGACGGGACTTTTCTCCGGTATGAGCCCGTTATCGAGGGTTACCGAAGATTACATATCGCGGGGTTCGCCCAAAGAATGGGTCGATACGCTATGCGAGGGGCGCCACGAGTGATTCCCAAAGCCATAATAATTCGATTTCTGCGGCATTACCCCTTCGTCGAGCAATTTTTGGATATTCGTGAACTCGTCGAGGTATCTTCTACGGCATCAGATCGGCCCGACGGGCCTTTTCTCCGGTATGCACCCGTCGTTGAGGCATTCATATCGCGGATTTCGTCCAAAGAAAGGGCCGATATGCACTGTGCAAAGGCCACCACACGATACCTATATCGAAATGTGGTTTATTGTTGAGGATTGTAGAGGTACAGGTCATCAAACCAGTGATATTCAGGGAATTAGCTTGAAACAGATTACTATGTCTTAGAGGAGAAAGACACAGTAAGTACAAGTGGGTGGCCGCCGTCGGCCGACGCGAATGGAGGACTCGGACGAGCAACCGGCTGATCGGGACGCAATCCCCGGAGAAGACGTCGGGGTGAGCACAATAGAGACGGCCGTCCAGGCGCGTCTCGACGCGCTCGATGCTGGCAACTACCGGGCGAACACCGAGCTCGTACTGGAGGGGTTCGCCGAGTTCCTTCGCGAGGAGCGAGGCGTCGACGACCTGAAGGAGCTGACGGTACTGGACTGCCGGCGCTACGCTCAGCACCTGCGCAACCGTGCAGACGATCCCGACGACGCGCTGTCGGCGGCCTCGACCCACGCCAACGGGCCGTACTTCACGATCGTGCGCGCGTTCCTCTCGTGGTGCGTCGACGACGAACGACTCGACGCCAACCCGGCCCGGCCGAACCGGGTCCGCGACGCCCTCCCGGAGTACCACGGCGATCGAGATCGACAGTTCTGGTCATCCGAAGCGCGGGACGCCCTGCTCGACGCGCTCGACGAGCGCGTTCGCGTAGAGCTGGACGAGTCTCAAGACCCAGACCCGACGCCGTTTCGCGACCGTGCGGTCGTCGCGATGCTGGCGTTCACCGGCGTCCGCGGCGCCGAGGTGTTCGCCGATCCCCGCGACGAGCACCGCGACGGCCTCCGCTGGGGCGACGTCGACCTCGACCGCGGCGTCGCCCGCGTGCTCGGGAAGACCCGCGAGCGTCAGTCGATCGCGCTGACCGACGGCGTCGTCGACGCGCTCGACCGGTACCGGCGCGTCCTGGCGCCGCCGACCGACGAGTGGCCGGTGTTCCCGACCCGCCACCGGCCGTCGCTGGCCGGCGCGGCGCGAGAGGGGCTCGCCGATCGTGGATGGGCGGGCGAAGATATCGAGGCCGCGCTGGACGAGCACGGTTCGTCGGAACTGCTGCGCCGCCACGGGATCGCGCCGCCGGCGCTCTCGAAAAACGGCGCCCGGAATCTCATGCAGCGGCTCTGCGAGTCGGCCGGCGTCGACGTCGACGGCGAGTACCTCAAACCCCACGGCGGCCGCCGGGCGCTGGGCGATCGGCTGTACGCCGCCGACGCCGAGCTGGCCCAGGAGACGCTGCGCCACGAGTCGATCGAGACGACCCACGACGCCTACCGGGAACAGAACGCCGTGGAGCGACGCGAGCGGATCGAGGACGTACTGGACGAAGAGTGACGTCGTAGAGAACCGGGGAGACAGATGGGTCATTTCGAGTATTCTGACTCTGTCCGGGATCCCCTCCGCCTCGTTTTCGTCGTCGTATTTCTCTAAAGGAATTTTGAGGCGCTGAGCGGCCGGTCTTCACTTGCAAAAGTGGTGTGTACTGCTCGGAGATGACAGCGATATCGTTTCGAGTGTTCTGAGTCTGTTGGAGATCCCCACAGTCCCATTCCAGTCATTAGCGCATCGGAAGGCCCGTTTAGACGCTGAAGTTCCGATCTTCACTCGCAAGAGTGGTGTGGGGTTGCTCAGAGAGTGAGAGTACATTTCGTGTGCTTTCCGTGAGCCAGAGGGAGAGAAATGGACGGATATTGCGAGAAAAAGGGAGGGTATTTCGTGTGCTCCGCTACGTGATTCACCGCAATATAACGCTAATAGGCCCTAATCATAGCGGTTGGCTAATAGAAGAGATACACACGAAGCTCGCGAATGCAGGTACTATTATATGGGCGAGACCAGACCAATCTTGTAACATACGAAGCAAACGAAGTCAGGTTTTAAGTAGCATGTGAATAGTATACTGAATATGACGAACCCGTTCGATGATATGACGGATGACATTTTTGCTGATAAAAAAGTACTCACAGAGAGCTATCAGCCCGAGACGATTCTAGAGCGGGATGAAGAGATAGAGGAGTACCGCTACGCCTTGCAGGACGTGCTATTTGGCCGTGAGCCAGAAAACGTCATGCTGTACGGGAAAGCCGGACTCGGGAAAACAGCGGTAACGAAGTATATGATGAGCGCTCTTCGAGAGGAAGTTCAGGAGCGCGAGCAAGCTGACGAGCTGTTCATCCACGAGATCAACTGCAACGGGAAGACCGTCTTCATGGTAGTCCGACAGTTGGTGAATACGTTACTACCAGAGAACGCTAGTCCGTTCCCAAAACGGGGCCTTGGAACCGGAGACGCATTCGAGGAACTCTATCGACAACTCGATCGTATAGGAGGAACGCACCTGATGGTGTTTGACGAGATTGATCATCTTGACGAGGTGGATACGCTGCTTTATGAGCTACCTCGGGCTCGATCGAACGGCCATATTTCGGAAGCGCAAGTGGGGATAATCGGCATCAGCAACAACTACACGTTCCGGAAGACGCTGTCGTCGAAAGTGAAAGACACGTTGATGGAAACAGAAATCGCATTCAGCCCGTACGATGCGACCGAACTTGGGACGATTCTCAGCGATCGAGCGAACCAAGCCTTT contains:
- a CDS encoding DUF7563 family protein — its product is MPHCENCGGFVTRNFVRVFGDNHDNVQGCMECCDRTAVREGGVVAEPTT
- a CDS encoding tyrosine-type recombinase/integrase, translating into MEDSDEQPADRDAIPGEDVGVSTIETAVQARLDALDAGNYRANTELVLEGFAEFLREERGVDDLKELTVLDCRRYAQHLRNRADDPDDALSAASTHANGPYFTIVRAFLSWCVDDERLDANPARPNRVRDALPEYHGDRDRQFWSSEARDALLDALDERVRVELDESQDPDPTPFRDRAVVAMLAFTGVRGAEVFADPRDEHRDGLRWGDVDLDRGVARVLGKTRERQSIALTDGVVDALDRYRRVLAPPTDEWPVFPTRHRPSLAGAAREGLADRGWAGEDIEAALDEHGSSELLRRHGIAPPALSKNGARNLMQRLCESAGVDVDGEYLKPHGGRRALGDRLYAADAELAQETLRHESIETTHDAYREQNAVERRERIEDVLDEE
- a CDS encoding orc1/cdc6 family replication initiation protein — protein: MTNPFDDMTDDIFADKKVLTESYQPETILERDEEIEEYRYALQDVLFGREPENVMLYGKAGLGKTAVTKYMMSALREEVQEREQADELFIHEINCNGKTVFMVVRQLVNTLLPENASPFPKRGLGTGDAFEELYRQLDRIGGTHLMVFDEIDHLDEVDTLLYELPRARSNGHISEAQVGIIGISNNYTFRKTLSSKVKDTLMETEIAFSPYDATELGTILSDRANQAFAEDTCDQSAIRRAAALAAQDMGNARQAIDLLRVGGEVALRQGANRVTDEHIGEARERVQRGRLKNRISDQTDHAQYVLEAIAYLEQREKTPVRSKEIQDVYEEVASACGADPLTTLKSIQDHLSDLHMLGFLHRYERNQGLSGGQYYEYELNLDPEIVIETRKEIEGPAVDER